A genome region from Candidatus Parcubacteria bacterium includes the following:
- the amrA gene encoding AmmeMemoRadiSam system protein A encodes MNQYSLLAKNAVEIYIKEARIISAPENLIKEFFTKKAGVFVTIEEKDELRGCIGTYLPTKNNIAKEVIHNAIAAATEDYRFSPIQKEELSELSYTVYVLNKPEPIKSINELDPKKYGILVKSQSFSSGSDVIFEPAPRAHYKSGLLLPGLDGVDTSEKQISIACQKGNINPETEKIIIYKFTVDKFEQ; translated from the coding sequence ATGAACCAATATAGTTTACTTGCCAAAAATGCGGTGGAAATATATATTAAAGAAGCAAGGATTATTTCTGCTCCTGAAAATCTGATTAAAGAGTTTTTCACAAAAAAAGCTGGAGTTTTTGTTACTATTGAGGAAAAAGATGAATTGCGAGGATGTATTGGCACTTATTTGCCAACTAAAAACAATATTGCTAAAGAAGTGATTCACAATGCCATTGCCGCTGCAACTGAGGATTATCGCTTCTCCCCTATCCAGAAAGAAGAACTTTCAGAGCTTTCTTATACTGTATATGTTTTAAACAAGCCAGAACCAATCAAGAGCATAAATGAATTAGATCCGAAAAAATACGGCATCCTTGTAAAATCGCAGTCCTTTTCTTCTGGCTCTGATGTTATCTTTGAACCTGCGCCAAGAGCTCATTATAAATCAGGATTACTTTTACCAGGATTAGACGGCGTGGATACTTCAGAAAAACAAATTTCTATTGCCTGCCAAAAAGGAAACATAAATCCAGAAACAGAAAAAATAATAATTTACAAATTTACAGTAGATAAATTTGAGCAATAG
- the aspS gene encoding aspartate--tRNA ligase, giving the protein MERILSAETTEYHNKEVKLAGWINSRRDHGKIIFIDLRDSSGLIQMVFGPEFEKNTAAQEMRPEWIIEIQGIVNRRPKGMVNPKLATGNIEIKVKNLKILSKAKTLPFSIEESGFEINEEKRLKYRYLDLRRKRLQNNLKIRQKVIQFMRNALIEQGFIEIETPILTKSTPEGARDFLVPSRNQSGKFYALPQSPQQYKQLLMVAGIEKYFQIARCLRDEDPRGDRQAEHTQLDIEMSFTSQEEILNLIEKLYVSIIKKIFPEKRITKIPFPRMTYKKAMEKYKTDKPDIRRNKKDQNELAFAFITDFPMFEWHEDPASAKAMAGKWGAQHHPFTLPNFGSQNLGGQAKPLNESIKAMKRHPEKVLAFQYDFVLNGYEIGGGSVRTTDLEILTAVFEILGHKKADIKKKFKNYFEAFSYGVPPHGGIAPGIDRFLAIVLNEPNIREVMAFPKTGDNRDLMMDIPGDVTDEQLKELHIKVAKKKIK; this is encoded by the coding sequence ATGGAACGGATATTATCTGCTGAAACAACTGAATATCATAATAAGGAAGTTAAGCTTGCTGGTTGGATTAACTCGCGGAGAGACCACGGCAAGATTATTTTTATTGATTTAAGAGACAGCTCTGGCTTGATCCAGATGGTGTTTGGGCCAGAATTTGAAAAAAATACTGCAGCTCAAGAAATGAGGCCTGAATGGATAATTGAAATACAAGGAATAGTTAATAGAAGGCCAAAAGGAATGGTAAATCCTAAACTGGCTACCGGAAATATAGAAATAAAAGTAAAAAATTTAAAGATATTATCAAAGGCAAAAACCCTGCCTTTTTCTATTGAAGAATCTGGCTTTGAGATAAACGAAGAAAAACGGTTAAAATACCGTTATTTGGATTTAAGAAGAAAACGGTTGCAGAATAATTTGAAAATCCGCCAAAAGGTTATTCAGTTTATGAGAAACGCCTTAATAGAACAAGGATTTATTGAAATTGAGACGCCGATTTTAACAAAATCAACACCAGAAGGAGCCAGAGATTTTTTAGTGCCTTCGCGAAACCAATCAGGAAAATTTTATGCCTTGCCTCAAAGCCCACAGCAATATAAACAGCTTTTAATGGTGGCAGGCATTGAAAAATATTTTCAAATAGCTAGATGTTTAAGAGACGAAGATCCAAGAGGTGACAGACAGGCAGAACATACGCAATTAGACATTGAAATGTCTTTTACTTCTCAAGAAGAGATTTTGAATTTGATAGAAAAACTATATGTGTCTATAATAAAAAAGATATTTCCAGAAAAGAGAATTACAAAAATCCCTTTTCCAAGAATGACTTACAAAAAAGCAATGGAAAAGTATAAAACTGACAAGCCAGATATTAGAAGAAATAAAAAAGACCAAAATGAATTAGCATTCGCATTTATTACTGATTTTCCAATGTTTGAATGGCATGAAGATCCCGCCTCTGCCAAGGCTATGGCGGGCAAGTGGGGAGCCCAACATCATCCTTTTACCCTCCCAAATTTTGGTTCTCAAAATTTAGGCGGTCAAGCCAAACCTTTAAACGAATCCATTAAAGCAATGAAAAGACATCCAGAAAAGGTTTTAGCTTTTCAATATGATTTTGTTTTAAATGGTTATGAAATTGGCGGGGGAAGCGTTAGAACTACAGATTTAGAAATTTTAACTGCTGTTTTTGAAATTTTAGGCCACAAAAAAGCAGATATCAAAAAGAAGTTCAAAAACTATTTTGAGGCGTTCAGCTATGGAGTGCCGCCTCATGGAGGAATTGCTCCGGGAATTGACAGATTTTTAGCTATAGTTTTAAACGAACCGAATATAAGAGAAGTAATGGCTTTCCCAAAAACAGGGGACAATCGCGATTTAATGATGGACATTCCCGGCGATGTTACTGACGAACAATTAAAAGAACTACATATTAAAGTTGCAAAGAAAAAAATAAAATAA
- the murC gene encoding UDP-N-acetylmuramate--L-alanine ligase, whose protein sequence is MKIHFIGIGGIGVSALAQYCLAKGEQVSGSDLASSEITKLLKRKGIKIIIGQYAKNITKNHDLIIYSPAVKEDNPELKEAKNLGIKCLSYPEALGELTKKYSTIAITGTHGKSTTTAMAALVLIKAGFDPTVIVGTKLKEFGNSNFRMGKSKYLIIEACEHEESFLNYWPKIIVITNIEKEHLDYYKNLKNILKAFDEFISHLPKNGVLVINKDDKNIAQILTSQVKKYTGQTCVFSLNQKKEKEKLRKILKIPGEYNIYNALAALTIARALKIADKVSYQALSEFKGTWRRFELTHAELHRTKRGITQKITIISDYAHHPTEVKATLKACREKFSKQKIWCVFQPHQYQRTYYLFDDFVKVFKEALNKGWIDRLIITDIYDVAGREDKAIKSKVDSEKLVKKINKNLKKYPYGEKVKYVSSIKKAENYLKQNLKNKEILIIMGAGDIYKLSYPQIAIV, encoded by the coding sequence ATGAAAATTCATTTTATCGGAATTGGCGGAATTGGCGTTTCTGCTTTAGCTCAATATTGTTTAGCAAAAGGCGAGCAAGTTTCTGGCTCTGATTTAGCATCTTCTGAAATTACTAAATTACTGAAAAGAAAAGGGATTAAAATTATCATAGGTCAATACGCAAAAAATATAACCAAAAATCATGATTTAATTATTTATAGTCCGGCAGTAAAAGAAGATAATCCAGAATTAAAAGAAGCGAAAAATCTGGGCATTAAATGTTTGTCTTATCCAGAGGCATTAGGAGAATTAACAAAAAAGTATTCTACCATTGCCATAACTGGAACCCATGGCAAAAGCACAACCACAGCAATGGCTGCTTTGGTTTTAATAAAAGCCGGGTTTGACCCGACAGTAATTGTTGGAACAAAATTAAAAGAATTTGGGAATTCAAATTTTCGAATGGGCAAAAGCAAATACTTAATTATTGAGGCCTGCGAACATGAAGAATCATTTTTAAATTATTGGCCTAAGATTATTGTTATTACCAATATTGAAAAGGAGCATTTGGATTATTATAAAAACTTAAAGAATATCTTAAAAGCTTTTGACGAGTTTATATCACATTTGCCAAAAAATGGAGTATTAGTAATTAACAAAGATGATAAGAATATTGCTCAAATCTTGACATCCCAAGTCAAAAAATACACAGGTCAGACCTGTGTATTTTCATTAAATCAAAAAAAAGAAAAGGAGAAATTAAGAAAAATTCTGAAAATTCCAGGGGAGTATAATATTTATAATGCTTTAGCTGCTTTGACCATAGCTAGAGCTTTAAAAATTGCAGATAAAGTTAGCTATCAAGCATTGTCAGAATTTAAAGGAACATGGCGCCGTTTTGAGCTCACGCACGCGGAGTTACACAGAACTAAACGCGGAATTACGCAGAAAATAACAATTATATCTGATTACGCTCATCATCCAACAGAAGTAAAAGCAACTTTAAAAGCATGCAGGGAAAAGTTTTCCAAACAGAAAATTTGGTGTGTTTTTCAGCCGCATCAATATCAGCGAACTTATTATTTGTTTGATGATTTTGTTAAGGTTTTTAAAGAGGCATTGAATAAAGGCTGGATTGATAGATTGATTATTACCGACATTTATGATGTTGCCGGCAGAGAAGACAAGGCGATTAAAAGTAAAGTAGATTCGGAGAAATTAGTTAAAAAAATTAATAAAAACTTGAAAAAATATCCATATGGAGAAAAAGTCAAGTATGTCTCATCTATTAAAAAAGCAGAGAATTATTTGAAACAAAATCTAAAGAATAAAGAAATTCTAATCATAATGGGAGCAGGGGATATATATAAATTAAGTTATCCACAGATAGCTATTGTATAG
- a CDS encoding ABC transporter ATP-binding protein encodes MEIIQEFKIIWEYLRKYKKEVRRLAVLAIITSSITAVIPYIYGRLVDLVSIQTTELSFIFALLGIWLLMSIVTALFNRFVRLRGNFLATDAYNNLMCESSNHVMELPLKFHTEKKIGAIFSKIERAAMYLQTIISNVIFWIFPEFLTVSTGILILFFIEWKLAIGIIFLCLGFILITLYKTTPIIESQKKLNKTSEMVSGNLYDAFLNIQTIKSCAGENFQRQRTNKDYNQTLGPDFKDFFRAWSSLSLWQNFFFSLGFISVFGFALLLLRENLITPGKLVMCLGYLTILRHPLMNLAWLWQDFRTGITTIKRVRKLLEIKPENYNPDGKILEQVKGEIKFKDVSFGYKRNRLILADINLTALAGKKIAIVGGSGEGKTTLVDLISLYFIPTQGKILFDGVDTKKMNLSFLRSIIAYVPQEIILFNDTVKNNILYGKPNATDKEIIEATKAANAHGFIETFPKKYDQIVGERGIKLSTGQKQRLAIARAIIRDPKILILDEATSSLDMESERLVQGALEKLIKNRTTFIIAHRLSTVRNADKILVLEKGKIIEQGTHKELIRKKGAYFKFYSLQFKI; translated from the coding sequence ATGGAAATTATACAGGAATTTAAAATCATTTGGGAATATTTAAGGAAATATAAAAAAGAGGTTAGAAGGCTCGCGGTTTTGGCTATTATCACTTCATCAATTACTGCAGTAATCCCTTATATTTATGGAAGGCTAGTTGATTTAGTATCAATACAGACAACAGAATTAAGTTTTATTTTCGCGCTTTTAGGAATTTGGCTTTTGATGAGTATTGTTACTGCTTTATTTAACAGGTTTGTAAGATTAAGAGGAAATTTTTTAGCGACTGATGCTTACAATAATTTAATGTGTGAGAGCTCTAATCATGTTATGGAGCTTCCATTAAAGTTTCATACAGAGAAAAAAATTGGAGCAATTTTTTCCAAGATTGAAAGAGCCGCAATGTATCTTCAAACAATTATAAGTAATGTTATTTTTTGGATTTTTCCAGAATTTTTAACTGTTTCTACAGGAATTTTAATTTTGTTTTTTATAGAATGGAAATTAGCAATAGGCATAATTTTTTTATGCTTGGGTTTTATTTTGATTACTCTTTATAAAACTACGCCGATTATTGAAAGCCAGAAAAAATTAAATAAGACCTCTGAAATGGTTTCAGGAAATCTTTACGATGCTTTTCTTAATATTCAAACAATTAAATCCTGCGCTGGGGAAAATTTCCAAAGGCAAAGAACAAATAAAGATTATAATCAAACATTAGGACCAGACTTTAAGGATTTTTTCAGGGCATGGAGTTCTTTGTCTCTTTGGCAGAATTTTTTCTTTTCTTTAGGTTTTATCTCTGTATTTGGATTTGCTCTCTTGCTTTTAAGAGAAAATTTAATTACCCCGGGAAAATTAGTAATGTGTTTGGGCTATTTAACTATTTTGCGCCATCCATTAATGAATTTAGCTTGGCTATGGCAAGATTTCAGAACAGGAATAACTACTATTAAAAGAGTAAGAAAATTATTAGAAATTAAGCCGGAAAATTATAATCCAGATGGTAAAATATTAGAGCAGGTTAAAGGAGAAATAAAATTCAAAGATGTTAGTTTTGGTTATAAAAGAAATCGTCTGATTTTAGCAGATATCAATCTTACTGCGCTAGCCGGTAAAAAAATCGCTATTGTTGGCGGAAGCGGCGAAGGAAAAACTACTTTAGTAGATTTAATTTCTCTTTATTTTATTCCTACACAGGGAAAAATTTTATTTGATGGTGTAGATACAAAAAAAATGAATCTCTCATTTTTGAGAAGTATTATTGCTTATGTTCCTCAAGAAATAATTTTATTTAATGATACTGTTAAAAATAATATTCTTTATGGAAAACCAAATGCCACGGATAAAGAAATTATAGAAGCAACAAAAGCTGCCAATGCCCATGGTTTCATTGAAACATTTCCTAAAAAATACGACCAAATTGTTGGAGAGCGGGGAATTAAGCTTTCTACTGGCCAAAAACAGCGACTGGCTATTGCTCGGGCCATAATTCGTGATCCTAAAATTTTGATTTTAGATGAAGCCACTTCTTCATTAGATATGGAATCAGAAAGATTAGTTCAGGGCGCATTGGAAAAATTGATTAAAAATCGAACAACTTTTATTATTGCCCATCGCTTGAGTACTGTCCGAAATGCTGACAAAATTTTGGTTTTGGAAAAAGGAAAAATTATTGAACAAGGAACTCATAAAGAACTTATAAGGAAAAAAGGCGCCTACTTTAAATTTTATTCGCTACAATTTAAAATTTAA
- a CDS encoding transcription initiation factor IIB — MGKMKEKEDKEENDCPLKAEQIKKCPECGSKGLVRNYDKAEIFCEDCGLVITENIVDLGPEWRAFDLEQKSKRERTGAPMTYRIYDKGLSTSTSVNKIPGLYRPRDWQIHVANTTERSFIFALTEIERMASALRLPVNIRETTSMLYRKAMKKRLIRGRSIEAITSALLYISCRQYSVPRTLDEITEISKVGQKEISRAYRFLLRELDLKVSPASPADFVPRFCSLLDLGDDIRSKAVEIIKKAEEVELTNGRGPIGIAGAAIYIAAMISGKHRTQKELSNVTGVTEVTIRNRYKEMSKELAIEEIDTFL; from the coding sequence ATGGGAAAAATGAAAGAAAAAGAAGATAAAGAAGAAAATGATTGTCCATTAAAAGCTGAACAAATAAAAAAATGTCCTGAGTGCGGTTCTAAGGGTCTGGTACGGAATTATGATAAAGCAGAAATTTTTTGCGAGGATTGCGGGTTAGTAATAACAGAAAATATCGTTGACCTTGGTCCTGAGTGGCGTGCTTTTGATTTAGAACAGAAGTCCAAACGGGAGAGGACTGGCGCGCCAATGACTTACAGAATTTATGATAAAGGATTGAGTACGAGTACATCTGTAAATAAAATACCGGGACTCTATCGCCCGAGAGACTGGCAAATTCACGTTGCGAATACAACCGAAAGGAGTTTCATCTTCGCCCTAACTGAGATTGAGCGGATGGCATCTGCGCTTAGACTGCCGGTGAATATCAGGGAGACAACGTCTATGTTATACCGCAAAGCGATGAAGAAGCGGCTAATCCGTGGGCGTAGCATAGAAGCAATAACTTCTGCTCTCCTATATATTAGCTGCAGACAGTATAGTGTGCCGCGAACATTGGATGAGATTACAGAAATATCAAAAGTCGGGCAGAAAGAGATAAGCCGGGCATATCGCTTCCTTTTACGAGAACTGGACTTGAAAGTTTCGCCTGCCTCTCCTGCTGATTTTGTGCCGCGTTTCTGTTCCTTGCTTGATTTGGGAGACGATATAAGATCAAAAGCAGTAGAGATAATCAAAAAAGCAGAAGAAGTGGAACTAACCAATGGAAGAGGACCTATAGGAATAGCAGGAGCTGCTATTTATATCGCTGCGATGATAAGTGGTAAGCATCGTACACAAAAAGAGTTATCGAATGTTACGGGTGTGACCGAGGTCACAATAAGAAATAGATACAAAGAAATGTCAAAAGAATTAGCGATAGAGGAAATAGATACATTCCTGTGA
- the thpR gene encoding RNA 2',3'-cyclic phosphodiesterase, whose protein sequence is MRKRIFIAINLPEDIKRKLSVYQEKWPDLPIKSVKPDNLHITLVFIGSIRDEELLEICKITKEAVSGNSSFSINLDRICYAPPKKIPPRMVWAEGQKVEELANLKQDLEKSLIHTGINFISENREFKPHITLGRIKAWEWRKMEPEERPEIDEEISLNFLVNSIEVMESELKRAGPKYTILESISLK, encoded by the coding sequence ATGAGGAAAAGAATTTTTATTGCTATAAATCTGCCTGAAGATATTAAAAGGAAACTTTCAGTTTATCAAGAAAAATGGCCAGATTTACCTATTAAATCGGTAAAGCCGGATAATCTTCATATTACTTTAGTTTTTATTGGTTCTATCCGCGATGAAGAACTGTTAGAAATTTGTAAAATTACAAAAGAAGCAGTTTCAGGAAATTCATCTTTTTCAATAAATTTGGATAGAATTTGCTACGCCCCTCCTAAAAAAATACCCCCAAGAATGGTCTGGGCAGAAGGACAAAAAGTAGAAGAATTAGCTAATCTAAAACAGGATTTGGAAAAATCTTTAATTCATACTGGAATAAATTTTATTTCAGAAAACAGGGAATTCAAGCCGCATATTACTTTAGGTAGAATTAAAGCTTGGGAATGGAGAAAAATGGAACCAGAAGAAAGACCGGAGATAGATGAGGAAATTTCTTTAAACTTTCTAGTAAATTCAATTGAAGTAATGGAAAGCGAATTAAAACGCGCAGGTCCTAAATATACTATATTAGAATCAATATCATTAAAATGA
- the amrS gene encoding AmmeMemoRadiSam system radical SAM enzyme produces MKEAILYKKLADKRVYPVKSPTSRGAKQFNRVKCQNCAHYCVIEEGKRGICGVRENINGKLYALNYGKAIACNIDPIEKKPLFHFLPGTQSLSIATVGCNFRCANCQNWDISQGPKPNKPILGEDLSPREIVKIAKENNLPSIAYTYTSPTIFSEYALNTMKLAKEQGIKNIWISNGFWSKELFEMISPFLDAANIDLKGFSDDFYIKYCGGRVQPVLDTLERIKKKKIWLEVTTLVIPSLTDSKEMFENIANFIKNELDAETPWHISQFSGAISWKLQHLPDTPVKTLKMAYEIGKRAGLKYVYTGNVPGLESENTYCPKCGTLAIERLGYAIKRFDKNGKCSKCRGELDLILN; encoded by the coding sequence ATGAAAGAAGCAATATTATACAAAAAACTTGCGGACAAAAGAGTTTACCCTGTTAAATCCCCGACAAGTCGTGGTGCGAAGCAATTTAACAGGGTGAAATGCCAGAATTGCGCTCATTATTGTGTTATTGAAGAAGGAAAGCGAGGGATTTGCGGTGTCCGAGAAAATATTAATGGAAAACTTTATGCCCTGAATTATGGCAAAGCAATTGCCTGTAATATTGACCCTATTGAGAAAAAACCTTTATTTCATTTTTTACCAGGCACTCAATCACTATCTATAGCTACGGTAGGATGTAATTTTAGATGTGCTAATTGCCAAAATTGGGATATATCCCAAGGTCCAAAACCAAACAAACCAATTTTAGGAGAAGATTTGTCGCCAAGAGAAATTGTTAAAATCGCCAAAGAGAATAACTTGCCCTCTATTGCTTATACATATACCTCCCCCACTATTTTTTCTGAATATGCCTTAAATACAATGAAATTGGCCAAAGAACAAGGAATAAAAAATATATGGATAAGCAATGGATTTTGGTCAAAAGAATTATTCGAAATGATTTCTCCTTTTTTAGATGCTGCCAATATTGATTTGAAGGGTTTTTCTGACGATTTTTATATTAAATACTGCGGCGGCCGTGTTCAGCCAGTTTTAGATACCTTAGAACGCATAAAAAAGAAAAAAATCTGGCTGGAAGTGACTACTTTAGTAATTCCTAGTTTAACTGATTCTAAAGAAATGTTTGAAAATATTGCTAATTTTATCAAAAACGAATTAGACGCTGAAACGCCCTGGCATATTTCTCAATTTTCCGGAGCAATTTCCTGGAAATTGCAGCACTTGCCTGATACACCGGTTAAAACATTAAAAATGGCTTATGAAATTGGTAAAAGGGCTGGGTTGAAGTATGTTTATACTGGCAATGTACCGGGATTAGAAAGCGAAAACACTTATTGCCCAAAATGCGGAACTTTGGCAATTGAGCGGCTCGGCTATGCCATAAAACGTTTTGACAAAAATGGAAAATGCTCAAAATGTAGAGGAGAATTAGATTTAATTTTAAATTAA